The following proteins come from a genomic window of Gossypium raimondii isolate GPD5lz chromosome 5, ASM2569854v1, whole genome shotgun sequence:
- the LOC105766388 gene encoding transcription factor TCP4 isoform X2, whose amino-acid sequence MVMEMESINGGAFWESEQYLVSLWWEKYSQEEQINFGAKSIEHARKMGENHHQAAATSSRLRIKHVGGEIVEVQGGHIVRSTGRKDRHSKVCTAKGPRDRRVRLSAHTAIQFYDVQDRLGYDRPSKAVDWLIKKAKSAIDELAELPPWNPLDATISTKKPNNQEDLNTSTATNNEFHIENLAAGSGSQCVQQHEMGDNLNNNSGFLPASLVSDEIADTMKSFFPLGASSETPPSSSLQFQDYPPDLLSRTSSHSQDLRLSLQSFPEPILLHHHEHHAAATAQAHHSESVLFSGTTPLAGFDGSNAGWEHHQQQQPVEIGRFQRLFAWNSSGGDAGGGNGGGFIFGTPSQQSLPLTFGQNSQFFSQRGPLQSSNTPLVRAWIDQPIDEHHHHHQIPQNIHQQAALSSMGFTTSGVYSGFRVPSRIQGQEEEHDSIANKLSSASSDSHH is encoded by the exons ATGGTGATGGAAATGGAATCAATCAATGGCGGGGCCTTTTGGGAGAGTGAACAGTATTTGGTTTCATTGTGGTGGGAAAAGTACAGTCAAGAAGAGCAGATTA aTTTTGGTGCAAAATCAATCGAACATGCAAGGAAAATGGGAGAAAATCATCACCAAGCTGCTGCAACATCGTCAAGATTGAGGATAAAGCACGTTGGAGGAGAGATCGTTGAGGTTCAAGGAGGTCACATTGTTCGATCAACTGGAAGAAAAGATCGTCACAGTAAAGTTTGTACTGCTAAAGGTCCTCGAGACCGACGAGTTCGTCTCTCGGCTCACACCGCCATCCAGTTTTACGACGTACAGGACCGTCTCGGATACGACCGTCCTAGCAAAGCTGTGGATTGGCTAATAAAAAAAGCCAAATCCGCCATTGACGAGCTCGCCGAGCTTCCTCCATGGAACCCATTGGATGCAACGATTTCAACCAAGAAACCCAATAACCAAGAAGACCTAAACACATCAACAGCAACAAACAATGAATTTCACATCGAAAACCTTGCTGCTGGGTCTGGTTCTCAATGCGTTCAGCAGCACGAAATGGGAGATAACTTGAATAATAATTCGGGTTTTCTTCCAGCTTCTTTAGTTTCTGATGAGATTGCTGATACTATGAAGTCTTTTTTTCCATTGGGAGCTTCTAGTGAGACGCCGCCGTCTTCTTCATTACAATTTCAGGATTACCCGCCGGACTTGTTGTCAAGGACGAGCAGCCATAGTCAAGATCTGCGGCTTTCGCTTCAGTCATTTCCGGAGCCAATTCTTTTGCATCACCATGAACACCATGCTGCTGCTACAGCTCAGGCGCACCATAGTGAATCTGTTCTATTCTCTGGAACCACCCCATTAGCCGGTTTCGATGGGTCTAATGCTGGATGGGAGCACCACCAGCAGCAGCAACCGGTGGAGATTGGGAGGTTTCAGAGATTGTTTGCTTGGAATAGCAGTGGTGGTGATGCTGGTGGTGGCAATGGCGGTGGATTTATCTTTGGCACTCCATCGCAACAGTCATTGCCACTGACTTTTGGCCAAAACAGCCAGTTTTTTTCTCAGAGGGGACCCCTTCAGTCCAGTAACACACCCTTGGTTCGTGCTTGGATAGACCAGCCAATTGATGaacaccatcatcatcatcaaatccCACAAAACATCCATCAACAAGCTGCTTTATCTAGCATGGGATTCACCACATCTGGTGTATACTCCGGTTTTCGCGTTCCGTCACGAATTCAGGGCCAAGAGGAGGAGCATGACAGCATTGCCAATAAGCTGTCCTCTGCTTCCTCTGATTCTCACCATTGA
- the LOC105766388 gene encoding transcription factor TCP4 isoform X1, which translates to MVMEMESINGGAFWESEQYLVSLWWEKYSQEEQISKQKDFGAKSIEHARKMGENHHQAAATSSRLRIKHVGGEIVEVQGGHIVRSTGRKDRHSKVCTAKGPRDRRVRLSAHTAIQFYDVQDRLGYDRPSKAVDWLIKKAKSAIDELAELPPWNPLDATISTKKPNNQEDLNTSTATNNEFHIENLAAGSGSQCVQQHEMGDNLNNNSGFLPASLVSDEIADTMKSFFPLGASSETPPSSSLQFQDYPPDLLSRTSSHSQDLRLSLQSFPEPILLHHHEHHAAATAQAHHSESVLFSGTTPLAGFDGSNAGWEHHQQQQPVEIGRFQRLFAWNSSGGDAGGGNGGGFIFGTPSQQSLPLTFGQNSQFFSQRGPLQSSNTPLVRAWIDQPIDEHHHHHQIPQNIHQQAALSSMGFTTSGVYSGFRVPSRIQGQEEEHDSIANKLSSASSDSHH; encoded by the exons ATGGTGATGGAAATGGAATCAATCAATGGCGGGGCCTTTTGGGAGAGTGAACAGTATTTGGTTTCATTGTGGTGGGAAAAGTACAGTCAAGAAGAGCAGATTAGTAAGCAGAAAG aTTTTGGTGCAAAATCAATCGAACATGCAAGGAAAATGGGAGAAAATCATCACCAAGCTGCTGCAACATCGTCAAGATTGAGGATAAAGCACGTTGGAGGAGAGATCGTTGAGGTTCAAGGAGGTCACATTGTTCGATCAACTGGAAGAAAAGATCGTCACAGTAAAGTTTGTACTGCTAAAGGTCCTCGAGACCGACGAGTTCGTCTCTCGGCTCACACCGCCATCCAGTTTTACGACGTACAGGACCGTCTCGGATACGACCGTCCTAGCAAAGCTGTGGATTGGCTAATAAAAAAAGCCAAATCCGCCATTGACGAGCTCGCCGAGCTTCCTCCATGGAACCCATTGGATGCAACGATTTCAACCAAGAAACCCAATAACCAAGAAGACCTAAACACATCAACAGCAACAAACAATGAATTTCACATCGAAAACCTTGCTGCTGGGTCTGGTTCTCAATGCGTTCAGCAGCACGAAATGGGAGATAACTTGAATAATAATTCGGGTTTTCTTCCAGCTTCTTTAGTTTCTGATGAGATTGCTGATACTATGAAGTCTTTTTTTCCATTGGGAGCTTCTAGTGAGACGCCGCCGTCTTCTTCATTACAATTTCAGGATTACCCGCCGGACTTGTTGTCAAGGACGAGCAGCCATAGTCAAGATCTGCGGCTTTCGCTTCAGTCATTTCCGGAGCCAATTCTTTTGCATCACCATGAACACCATGCTGCTGCTACAGCTCAGGCGCACCATAGTGAATCTGTTCTATTCTCTGGAACCACCCCATTAGCCGGTTTCGATGGGTCTAATGCTGGATGGGAGCACCACCAGCAGCAGCAACCGGTGGAGATTGGGAGGTTTCAGAGATTGTTTGCTTGGAATAGCAGTGGTGGTGATGCTGGTGGTGGCAATGGCGGTGGATTTATCTTTGGCACTCCATCGCAACAGTCATTGCCACTGACTTTTGGCCAAAACAGCCAGTTTTTTTCTCAGAGGGGACCCCTTCAGTCCAGTAACACACCCTTGGTTCGTGCTTGGATAGACCAGCCAATTGATGaacaccatcatcatcatcaaatccCACAAAACATCCATCAACAAGCTGCTTTATCTAGCATGGGATTCACCACATCTGGTGTATACTCCGGTTTTCGCGTTCCGTCACGAATTCAGGGCCAAGAGGAGGAGCATGACAGCATTGCCAATAAGCTGTCCTCTGCTTCCTCTGATTCTCACCATTGA